In a single window of the Populus alba chromosome 16, ASM523922v2, whole genome shotgun sequence genome:
- the LOC118047212 gene encoding probable galacturonosyltransferase 7 isoform X1: protein MKGYHNNHNQGKRRWRCLVIGVLFLVLLSMLVPLVFLLGLYHNGFHSTGHLSDRQTSSASATDQSSHIKELINNFAPTLPKIHQDLVINFTSGAENKTASSGTPVVLPVVPPPPPIRNDAAAAGTDEITKHKRNAVEESEKCELRFGGYCHWRDEHRENMKDVMVKKLKDQLFVARAYYPSIAKLPSQEKLTHELKQNIQELERILSESSTDADLPPQIQKKLQKMENVISKAKTFPVDCNNVDKKLRQILDLTEEETNFHMKQSAFLYQLAVQTMPKGLHCLSMRLIVEYFNSSAHDKEFPLSERYSDPSLQHYVLFSTNVLAASVVINSTAVHARESGNLVFHVLTDGLNYYAMKLWFLRNTYKEAAVQVLNIENVTLKYYDKEVLKSMSLPVEYRVSFQTVNNPPASHLRTEYVSVFSHTHYLLPYIFEKLKRVVVLDDDVVVQRDLSDLWNLNMGRKVNGALQLCSVQLGQLRSYLGKNVFDKTSCAWMSGLNVIDLVRWRELDLTKTYWKLGQEVSKGTESAESVALSTSLLTFQDLVYPLDGAWALSGLGHDYGIDVQAIKKASVLHFNGQMKPWLEVGIPKYKHYWKRFLNRHDQLLVECNVNP, encoded by the exons ATGAAAGGCTATCATAATAATCACAATCAAGGGAAAAGGCGATGGAGATGTCTGGTAATAGGAGTGCTATTTCTGGTGCTGCTTTCAATGCTCGTTCCTCTCGTCTTTTTGCTCGGCCTTTACCACAACGGCTTCCACTCCACCG GACATCTCTCTGATCGACAAACTTCTTCTGCTTCTGCT ACAGACCAGTCAAGCCACATAAAGGAACTTATCAACAACTTTGCACCAACTCTTCCTAAGATTCATCAA GATTTAGTTATAAACTTTACAAGTGGAGCAGAAAATAAGACTGCGAGTTCAG GTACTCCTGTGGTGCTTCCTGTTGTACCTCCCCCACCTCCCATTAGAAAT GATGCTGCAGCTGCTGGTACAGATGAAATCACAAAGCATAAAAGAAATGCAGTTGAGGAAAGTGAAAAATGTGAGCTCAGATTTGGAGGCTATTGCCATTGGCGTGACGAGCATAGAGAAAATATGAAGGATGTTAtggtgaagaaattaaaagaccaACTTTTTGTGGCTAGAGCATATTATCCTAGCATTGCAAAGCTTCCATCTCAAGAGAAGTTAACTCATGAACTGAAACAAAATATTCAAGAACTGGAGCGTATTCTTAGTGAAAGTTCAACAGATGCTGATCTTCCACCACA GATTCAGAAGAAATTACAGAAGATGGAAAATGTGATATCTAAAGCTAAAACATTCCCTGTGGATTGTAATAACGTTGACAAGAAATTGAGGCAGATACTTGATCTAACCGAGGAAGAAACTAATTTTCACATGAAGCAGAGTGCTTTCCTTTATCAACTTGCAGTGCAGACCATGCCAAAGGGTTTACACTGTCTCTCTATGAGACTGATTGTGGAATATTTTAATTCTTCTGCACATGATAAGGAGTTCCCTCTGTCTGAGAGATATTCAGATCCATCATTGCAACACTATGTTTTATTCTCCACAAATGTACTTGCTGCTTCAGTTGTAATCAACTCCACTGCTGTGCATGCAAGA GAAAGTGGGAATCTGGTTTTTCATGTTCTGACAGATGGACTGAATTATTATGCAATGAAACTATGGTTCCTTAGAAATACTTACAAGGAAGCTGCTGTCCAAGTTTTGAACATTGAAAATGTTACCCTGAAATATTATGATAAGGAGGTTCTGAAAAGCATGTCCCTGCCAGTGGAGTATCGTGTTTCTTTCCAAACTGTTAATAATCCACCAGCATCTCATTTAAGAACGGAATATGTATCTGTTTTTTCCCATACTCACTATCTTCTTCCTTATATATTTGAGAAGTTGAAGAGAGTTGTGGTTCTGGATGATGATGTTGTTGTCCAGCGGGACTTGTCTGACCTGTGGAACCTTAACATGGGAAGGAAAGTGAATGGTGCTTTACAATTATGTTCGGTGCAGTTGGGTCAGCTTAGAAGTTATCTGGGAAAAAACGTTTTTGATAAAACTTCTTGTGCTTGGATGTCCGGATTGAATGTAATTGATCTGGTCAGGTGGAGAGAGCTAGATCTTACTAAAACTTATTGGAAGCTGGGACAAGAG GTTAGCAAGGGAACAGAGTCAGCTGAATCTGTTGCATTGAGCACAAGCTTGCTTACCTTTCAAGACCTAGTTTATCCGCTTGATGGTGCATGGGCTTTGTCTGGACTGGGTCATGACTATGGGATTGATGTCCAAGCCATTAAGAAGGCTTCCGTGTTGCACTTTAATGGACAAATGAAACCTTGGCTTGAGGTAGGAATCCCCAAGTATAAACATTATTGGAAGAGGTTTCTAAACCGACATGATCAATTATTGGTGGAGTGCAATGTGAATCCATAA
- the LOC118047212 gene encoding probable galacturonosyltransferase 7 isoform X2, with protein sequence MCARAQAFRSDLVINFTSGAENKTASSGTPVVLPVVPPPPPIRNDAAAAGTDEITKHKRNAVEESEKCELRFGGYCHWRDEHRENMKDVMVKKLKDQLFVARAYYPSIAKLPSQEKLTHELKQNIQELERILSESSTDADLPPQIQKKLQKMENVISKAKTFPVDCNNVDKKLRQILDLTEEETNFHMKQSAFLYQLAVQTMPKGLHCLSMRLIVEYFNSSAHDKEFPLSERYSDPSLQHYVLFSTNVLAASVVINSTAVHARESGNLVFHVLTDGLNYYAMKLWFLRNTYKEAAVQVLNIENVTLKYYDKEVLKSMSLPVEYRVSFQTVNNPPASHLRTEYVSVFSHTHYLLPYIFEKLKRVVVLDDDVVVQRDLSDLWNLNMGRKVNGALQLCSVQLGQLRSYLGKNVFDKTSCAWMSGLNVIDLVRWRELDLTKTYWKLGQEVSKGTESAESVALSTSLLTFQDLVYPLDGAWALSGLGHDYGIDVQAIKKASVLHFNGQMKPWLEVGIPKYKHYWKRFLNRHDQLLVECNVNP encoded by the exons ATGTGTGCGCGCGCGCAAGCTTTTCGATCA GATTTAGTTATAAACTTTACAAGTGGAGCAGAAAATAAGACTGCGAGTTCAG GTACTCCTGTGGTGCTTCCTGTTGTACCTCCCCCACCTCCCATTAGAAAT GATGCTGCAGCTGCTGGTACAGATGAAATCACAAAGCATAAAAGAAATGCAGTTGAGGAAAGTGAAAAATGTGAGCTCAGATTTGGAGGCTATTGCCATTGGCGTGACGAGCATAGAGAAAATATGAAGGATGTTAtggtgaagaaattaaaagaccaACTTTTTGTGGCTAGAGCATATTATCCTAGCATTGCAAAGCTTCCATCTCAAGAGAAGTTAACTCATGAACTGAAACAAAATATTCAAGAACTGGAGCGTATTCTTAGTGAAAGTTCAACAGATGCTGATCTTCCACCACA GATTCAGAAGAAATTACAGAAGATGGAAAATGTGATATCTAAAGCTAAAACATTCCCTGTGGATTGTAATAACGTTGACAAGAAATTGAGGCAGATACTTGATCTAACCGAGGAAGAAACTAATTTTCACATGAAGCAGAGTGCTTTCCTTTATCAACTTGCAGTGCAGACCATGCCAAAGGGTTTACACTGTCTCTCTATGAGACTGATTGTGGAATATTTTAATTCTTCTGCACATGATAAGGAGTTCCCTCTGTCTGAGAGATATTCAGATCCATCATTGCAACACTATGTTTTATTCTCCACAAATGTACTTGCTGCTTCAGTTGTAATCAACTCCACTGCTGTGCATGCAAGA GAAAGTGGGAATCTGGTTTTTCATGTTCTGACAGATGGACTGAATTATTATGCAATGAAACTATGGTTCCTTAGAAATACTTACAAGGAAGCTGCTGTCCAAGTTTTGAACATTGAAAATGTTACCCTGAAATATTATGATAAGGAGGTTCTGAAAAGCATGTCCCTGCCAGTGGAGTATCGTGTTTCTTTCCAAACTGTTAATAATCCACCAGCATCTCATTTAAGAACGGAATATGTATCTGTTTTTTCCCATACTCACTATCTTCTTCCTTATATATTTGAGAAGTTGAAGAGAGTTGTGGTTCTGGATGATGATGTTGTTGTCCAGCGGGACTTGTCTGACCTGTGGAACCTTAACATGGGAAGGAAAGTGAATGGTGCTTTACAATTATGTTCGGTGCAGTTGGGTCAGCTTAGAAGTTATCTGGGAAAAAACGTTTTTGATAAAACTTCTTGTGCTTGGATGTCCGGATTGAATGTAATTGATCTGGTCAGGTGGAGAGAGCTAGATCTTACTAAAACTTATTGGAAGCTGGGACAAGAG GTTAGCAAGGGAACAGAGTCAGCTGAATCTGTTGCATTGAGCACAAGCTTGCTTACCTTTCAAGACCTAGTTTATCCGCTTGATGGTGCATGGGCTTTGTCTGGACTGGGTCATGACTATGGGATTGATGTCCAAGCCATTAAGAAGGCTTCCGTGTTGCACTTTAATGGACAAATGAAACCTTGGCTTGAGGTAGGAATCCCCAAGTATAAACATTATTGGAAGAGGTTTCTAAACCGACATGATCAATTATTGGTGGAGTGCAATGTGAATCCATAA
- the LOC118047211 gene encoding leucine-rich repeat receptor protein kinase HPCA1: protein MGLGGGTARLLLLTFFTSGIHLIFSDTDPSDAAALQSLKRQWQNTPPSWGQSPDPCGAPWEGVTCSNSRITALGLSTMNLKGKLSGDIGGLTELRSLDLSFNTNLTGSLTPRLGDLLKLNILILAGCGFSGSIPDELGNLAELSFLALNSNNFSGGIPPSLGKLSKLYWLDLADNQLTGPIPISKNTTPGLDLLLNAKHFHFNKNQLSGSIPPELFSSDMVLIHVLFDGNQLEGNIPSTLGLVQTLEVLRLDRNALSGKVPKNLNNLSSLNELNLAHNKLIGPLPNLTKMDALNYVDLSNNSFYSSEAPDWFSTLPSLTTLVIEHGSLQGTLPSKVFSFPQIQQVLLRNNALNGSFNMGDSISTQLQLVDLQNNQISSVTLTADYTNTLILVGNPVCTALSDTNYCQLQQQSTRPYSTSLANCGSKMCPPEQKLSPQSCECAYPYEGTLYFRAPSFRELSNVNMFHSLEMSLWGKLGLTPGSVFLQDPFFNVDDYLQVQVALFPPSDKYFNRSEIQSIGFDLTNQTYKPPKDFGPYYFIASPYPFPDASRGSSMSTGVVVGIGIGCGLLVMSLVGVGIYAIRQKKRAEKAIGLSKPFASWAPSGKDSGGVPQLKGARWFSYEELKRCTYNFTESNEIGFGGYGKVYRGMLSDGQVVAIKRAQQGSMQGGLEFKTEIELLSRVHHKNLVGLVGFCFEQGEQMLVYEYMPNGTLRECLSGKSGIYLDWRRRLRIALGSARGLAYLHELANPPIIHRDVKSTNILLDENLTAKVADFGLSKLVSDSSKGHVSTQVKGTLGYLDPEYYMTQQLTEKSDVYSFGVVMLELIAAKQPIEKGKYIVREVRMAMDRNDEEHYGLKQIMDPGLRNMGGNLVGFGRFLELAMQCVEESATERPTMSEVVKAIEMILQNDGVNTNSTTSASSSATDFGASRGGGPLRHPYNHDVVAAKNKVDVVDNINNNNAFDYSGGYTLSAKVEPK from the exons ATGGGACTGGGCGGTGGCACTGCCCGGTTGCTCCTTCTTACTTTCTTTACTTCAGGAATTCATCTAATTTTCTCTGACACGGACCCTAGTGATG CTGCAGCACTCCAATCCCTCAAGAGGCAATGGCAAAATACACCACCAAGTTGGGGGCAGTCTCCTGATCCATGCGGAGCACCCTGGGAAGGAGTCACGTGCTCCAATTCAAGGATCACTGCATT GGGGTTATCAACCATGAACCTCAAAGGGAAGCTAAGCGGTGATATTGGAGGACTCACCGAATTGAGATCCTT GGACCTATCATTTAACACGAACCTCACAGGATCCCTCACTCCTCGGTTAGGAGATCTGCTAAAATTGAACATCCT AATCCTTGCTGGTTGTGGCTTCAGCGGTAGTATTCCTGATGAGCTGGGCAATCTTGCTGAGCTATCCTTCTT GGCTCTCAACTCAAACAACTTCTCTGGTGGAATCCCTCCTTCTCTAGGTAAACTCTCCAAACTCTACTGGCTGGACCTTGCAGACAATCAATTGACAGGACCTATCCCAATCTCCAAAAACACCACCCCAGGCCTGGACCTACTACTAAATGCTAAGCACTT CCATTTCAATAAAAACCAGCTTTCAGGTTCCATTCCACCTGAACTTTTCAGCTCTGATATGGTGCTGATACACGT ATTGTTCGATGGGAACCAACTTGAAGGAAATATTCCTTCCACATTAGGCCTAGTTCAGACTCTCGAGGTTCT TCGGCTTGATAGAAATGCTTTATCTGGCAAGGTCCCAAAAAATTTGAACAACCTCTCGAGCCTCAATGAACT GAATCTAGCACACAATAAGCTGATAGGCCCTTtaccaaatttaacaaaaatggaCGCCCTCAATTATGT GGATCTTAGTAACAATTCTTTCTATTCTTCAGAAGCTCCTGATTGGTTCTCAACCTTACCGTCTCTCACCACCTT AGTTATAGAACATGGATCTCTTCAAGGGACTTTGCCATCAAAAGTGTTCAGTTTTCCCCAGATACAGCAAGT gTTATTGAGAAATAATGCACTCAATGGCTCCTTCAACATGGGTGACAGCATTAGTACACAGCTTCAACTTGTTGATCTTCAGAACAATCAGATTTCCTCTGTAACACTGACGGCTGATTACACAAACACATTAAT ACTTGTAGGAAACCCGGTGTGCACTGCTCTCTCGGATACCAATTACTGTCAGCTCCAACAGCAGTCTACAAGGCCTTATTCCACTAGCCTAGCTAATTGTGGCAGTAAAATGTGTCCCCCTGAACAGAAGCTGAGCCCTCAGAGTTGCGAATGTGCGTATCCATATGAAGGGACCCTGTACTTCAGAGCACCCTCCTTCCGGGAATTGTCCAATGTGAATATGTTTCACTCACTAGAAATGTCTCTTTGGGGCAAATTGGGCCTAACTCCTGGTTCAGTTTTTCTTCAGGaccctttttttaatgttgacgACTACCTTCAGGTGCAGGTCGCACTATTTCCACCCTCtgacaaatattttaataggtCTGAAATTCAGAGTATTGGATTTGACTTGACCAACCAAACCTACAAGCCTCCCAAAGATTTTGGACCCTACTATTTTATTGCCTCGCCTTATCCTTTTCCAG ATGCTTCCAGAGGAAGTTCTATGAGCACTGGTGTTGTTGTTGGGATAGGGATTGGCTGCGGCTTACTGGTTATGAGCCTTGTTGGAGTAGGGATATATGCCATTCGTCAGAAGAAACGTGCAGAAAAAGCCATTGGATTGAGTAAACCATTTG CTTCTTGGGCTCCTAGTGGCAAAGATAGTGGCGGGGTACCTCAGTTAAAGGGAGCAAGATGGTTCTCATATGAAGAACTAAAAAGGTGCACTTACAACTTTACAGAAAGCAATGAGATAGGTTTTGGAGGCTATGGCAAG GTGTATAGAGGAATGCTTTCCGATGGCCAAGTAGTGGCAATCAAAAGAGCTCAGCAAGGATCAATGCAGGGCGGGCTCGAGTTCAAGACTGAAATTGAGTTGCTATCACGAGTTCATCACAAAAACCTTGTTGGTCTtgtgggtttttgttttgaacaaGGAGAACAGATGCTAGTTTATGAATATATGCCTAATGGAACACTGCGGGAATGCTTGTCAG GGAAGTCTGGCATTTATCTTGACTGGAGAAGGAGACTTCGCATTGCTCTTGGGTCGGCTAGAGGATTAGCTTACTTACACGAGCTTGCAAATCCTCCTATAATCCACAGAGATGTCAAGTCCACCAACATTCTGTTGGATGAAAATTTAACAGCAAAGGTCGCTGACTTTGGCCTGTCGAAGCTGGTATCAGACAGCTCGAAAGGACATGTTTCAACCCAGGTTAAAGGAACCCTG GGTTATCTGGATCCTGAATATTACATGACACAACAATTAACAGAGAAGAGCGATGTGTACAGTTTTGGGGTGGTCATGCTTGAGCTGATAGCAGCTAAGCAACCTATAGAGAAAGGGAAGTACATTGTGCGGGAAGTAAGAATGGCAATGGACAGGAATGATGAAGAGCACTATGGATTGAAACAAATAATGGATCCAGGCCTTAGAAACATGGGAGGGAATCTGGTAGGATTTGGGAGATTTTTGGAATTGGCAATGCAGTGTGTTGAAGAGTCAGCAACAGAGCGTCCAACAATGAGTGAGGTGGTGAAGGCAATAGAAATGATATTGCAAAATGATGGGGTGAACACAAACTCAACAACATCAGCATCTTCTTCAGCAACAGACTTTGGAGCTTCAAGAGGCGGCGGTCCCCTTAGACATCCTTACAATCATGATGTTGTAGCTGCCAAGAATAAGGTGGATGTGGTcgacaatattaataataacaatgccTTTGATTATAGTGGTGGCTACACTCTCTCAGCAAAAGTTGAACCCAAGTAG